In a genomic window of Weissella tructae:
- a CDS encoding MetQ/NlpA family ABC transporter substrate-binding protein — protein sequence MNTKLKIAGTALATFALTVTGMGLLTTERPNNGTSNQAEGQTVTVGLVGTSDKELWDSVAKTAKDKYNITLKTKTFTDYNQPNKAVADGSIDLNAFQHNDFLKNWNESNGDQLVGIGDTAISPIRLYSDSLKDIADISDGDTIVVPNDPTNEARALQLLAGAKLIEIKDVAMPTVKDITKNDKNLKVKAVAADQTATNLKSGNVTAAVINSNYAAEANIDENTAIFVEPLTKASKPWINIIAAKKDKQNDETYANVVKAYQTEETKQFFKDNWGDSQITAWDLDLK from the coding sequence ATGAACACTAAATTAAAAATTGCAGGAACTGCTTTAGCAACATTTGCCCTAACTGTTACAGGAATGGGCTTACTAACAACTGAACGTCCTAACAATGGGACAAGTAATCAAGCTGAAGGTCAAACCGTGACCGTTGGTTTAGTTGGAACGTCTGACAAAGAGCTTTGGGATTCAGTCGCTAAGACAGCCAAAGATAAGTACAACATCACTTTAAAGACCAAGACATTCACTGATTATAATCAACCAAATAAGGCTGTTGCCGATGGATCAATTGATTTGAACGCTTTCCAACACAATGATTTCTTGAAGAACTGGAATGAATCTAATGGTGATCAATTAGTTGGTATTGGGGATACTGCTATCTCACCTATTCGCCTATATTCAGATTCACTAAAAGACATTGCGGACATCTCTGATGGTGATACAATCGTTGTTCCAAATGACCCCACCAATGAAGCCCGTGCCTTACAATTGTTAGCTGGTGCAAAGTTAATTGAAATTAAAGACGTCGCTATGCCTACAGTCAAAGACATCACTAAGAATGATAAAAACTTGAAGGTTAAGGCGGTTGCGGCTGATCAAACAGCAACTAATTTGAAGTCAGGTAATGTCACGGCAGCCGTTATTAATTCTAACTATGCCGCAGAAGCCAACATTGATGAGAATACAGCAATCTTCGTTGAACCATTAACAAAGGCCTCAAAGCCATGGATTAATATTATCGCCGCTAAAAAAGATAAGCAAAATGATGAAACATACGCAAATGTTGTGAAAGCCTACCAAACAGAAGAAACAAAGCAATTCTTCAAGGATAACTGGGGTGACTCACAAATTACTGCTTGGGACCTAGATCTAAAATAA
- a CDS encoding methionine ABC transporter ATP-binding protein, with protein MPIIELKNINVTFKQADKDIIAVRDETLTVDAGDIYGIVGYSGAGKSTLVRNINLLQRPTSGEVIINGQDLTSLSAKELRNQRKKIGMIFQHFNLLDEITVFENILQPLKHASLTTAEKKAKVTELLELVGLTDRATNYPSELSGGQKQRVAIARALVNDPDILLSDEATSALDPRTTNQILKLLKKVNQTLGVTIILITHEMQVVKEIANKVAVMENGHIIERGSLLEIFTNPQKPLTKDFINTATNLDAALENVQALLETKPLTANEKLIQIQYVGNDTAQPLLATIYADYGVTPNILYSNMEILTQTPVGLAIAVFNGPDDTAINNALQHFREQGVGIKILTEGGRA; from the coding sequence ATGCCGATTATTGAATTAAAAAATATTAACGTTACATTTAAACAAGCCGACAAGGATATCATTGCTGTTCGCGATGAAACACTAACTGTTGACGCTGGGGATATCTACGGTATCGTCGGTTACTCTGGAGCCGGGAAGTCTACTTTGGTTCGTAATATCAATCTCCTACAACGCCCCACCAGTGGTGAAGTGATTATTAATGGACAAGATCTAACGAGCCTGTCTGCGAAAGAATTACGTAATCAACGTAAAAAGATTGGTATGATTTTCCAACACTTTAATCTTCTAGATGAAATTACTGTCTTTGAAAACATTCTACAACCATTAAAGCATGCGTCTCTAACGACCGCCGAGAAGAAGGCCAAGGTAACCGAGTTACTAGAACTAGTCGGTCTAACAGACCGTGCAACTAACTACCCTTCAGAATTATCTGGTGGTCAAAAGCAACGTGTCGCAATTGCCCGTGCGCTTGTGAACGACCCAGATATTCTATTATCTGACGAAGCAACATCTGCACTAGACCCCCGTACAACGAATCAAATTCTAAAATTGTTGAAGAAGGTGAATCAAACCCTTGGGGTCACAATTATTTTGATTACCCATGAAATGCAAGTGGTTAAGGAAATTGCCAATAAAGTTGCCGTAATGGAAAATGGTCATATCATTGAACGTGGTTCACTATTAGAAATCTTTACTAATCCACAAAAGCCATTAACAAAGGACTTCATCAATACTGCTACAAACTTAGATGCAGCATTAGAAAATGTGCAAGCCTTGTTAGAAACAAAGCCGCTAACAGCTAACGAAAAGTTGATTCAAATCCAATACGTTGGAAACGATACGGCTCAACCATTGTTAGCAACAATCTACGCTGACTATGGCGTAACACCTAACATTCTATACTCAAACATGGAAATCTTGACGCAAACCCCTGTTGGGTTAGCCATTGCCGTCTTTAACGGCCCAGATGATACAGCCATCAACAATGCCTTACAACACTTCCGTGAACAAGGTGTTGGCATTAAAATCTTAACTGAAGGAGGACGTGCCTAA
- a CDS encoding methionine ABC transporter permease, which translates to MLNWIQVNLPNVYNLGWTGDGAWGTSIFETLYMTCGSAIFGGLLGLAFGIGLVLTEQNGILPNQVAFQILDKFVSIGRAIPFIIMVVIFSPLTQFIVGTTIGPTAALVPLALGVFPFFARQVQVALLGVSAGKVEAARSYGATNWDIITSVYLREGLSELIRVSTVTLISLVGLTTMAGAIGAGGLGTTAIVTGYQRFQPDVMWTATIIVLLLILLIQFTGDALAKLSRHGQ; encoded by the coding sequence ATGCTTAATTGGATTCAAGTAAACTTACCTAATGTCTATAATCTGGGTTGGACCGGCGATGGTGCCTGGGGTACTTCCATTTTTGAAACACTATATATGACTTGTGGATCTGCTATTTTTGGTGGACTCCTAGGCCTAGCCTTTGGAATCGGCTTAGTCCTAACAGAACAAAATGGTATCTTACCTAATCAAGTCGCGTTCCAAATTCTTGATAAATTTGTTTCAATCGGCCGTGCAATTCCATTTATTATCATGGTGGTTATTTTCTCACCATTAACGCAATTTATTGTTGGTACAACGATTGGGCCGACTGCTGCATTAGTACCATTAGCCTTAGGTGTTTTCCCCTTCTTTGCACGACAAGTACAAGTCGCTTTGTTGGGCGTTTCAGCTGGTAAGGTTGAAGCTGCTCGCTCATACGGCGCAACGAATTGGGATATCATCACATCGGTTTACCTACGTGAAGGTTTGTCTGAATTGATTCGTGTTTCAACTGTTACCCTGATCAGTCTTGTTGGTCTAACAACAATGGCTGGTGCAATTGGGGCTGGTGGTCTAGGGACTACTGCTATCGTAACTGGATACCAACGTTTCCAACCCGATGTTATGTGGACAGCTACCATCATTGTTCTACTACTGATTCTATTGATTCAATTCACTGGTGATGCATTAGCTAAGCTAAGCCGTCACGGTCAATAA
- the rplQ gene encoding 50S ribosomal protein L17, whose product MGYRKLGRSSAQRKALLRDLTTQLLINGSIQTTEARAKEVRRTADKMITLGKHGDLASRRKAAAFLRNVVADVNVSDEENVKIQNAVQYLFNEVAPRFEGRAGGYTRILKMDQRRGDAAPMVLLQLVD is encoded by the coding sequence ATGGGATACCGTAAGTTAGGACGTTCTAGCGCACAACGTAAGGCTTTGTTGCGCGACTTGACAACACAATTGTTGATCAATGGTTCAATCCAAACTACAGAAGCACGTGCGAAGGAAGTTCGCCGTACTGCTGATAAGATGATTACTTTGGGTAAGCATGGAGATTTGGCTTCACGCCGTAAGGCTGCTGCTTTCCTACGTAACGTAGTTGCGGACGTAAACGTTTCTGATGAAGAAAACGTTAAGATTCAAAATGCTGTGCAATACTTGTTTAACGAAGTTGCACCACGCTTTGAGGGTCGTGCGGGTGGTTACACTCGTATTCTAAAGATGGACCAACGTCGTGGAGACGCTGCTCCTATGGTTCTTTTGCAATTGGTTGACTAA
- a CDS encoding DNA-directed RNA polymerase subunit alpha, whose protein sequence is MLEFENPKITLVEDDGNYGKFVVEPLERGYGTTLGNSLRRVLLSSLPGAAINSVQIDGVLHEFSTVEGVVEDVTQIILNLKKVAMRIDSDDAKTLEVNVNGPAMVTAGDIIGDADVEILNKDLHIATVAAGATLHMTLTAERGRGYVSGDQNKELHSNMPIGVLAIDSIYTPIERVNYQVEETRVGQRNDFDKLTMDVWTDGSLTVTEAISLAARILSDHLNPFVELSERAVETQVMLDKEETTTSKHAEVPIEELDLSVRSYNCLKRAGINTIQELTDRSENQMMNVRNLGRKSLDEIQDKLTALGLGFRKED, encoded by the coding sequence ATGCTTGAATTCGAAAACCCAAAGATCACTTTGGTTGAAGATGATGGTAACTACGGTAAGTTTGTGGTTGAACCGCTTGAACGTGGTTATGGAACTACTCTAGGGAATTCCCTACGCCGTGTTTTGTTGTCTTCATTACCAGGGGCTGCAATCAACTCAGTACAAATTGATGGAGTTTTGCACGAATTTTCAACCGTCGAAGGCGTTGTTGAAGATGTGACGCAAATCATCCTTAACCTTAAAAAGGTTGCAATGCGTATTGATAGTGATGATGCAAAAACACTCGAAGTTAACGTAAATGGTCCAGCAATGGTTACAGCCGGTGACATCATCGGTGATGCTGATGTTGAAATCTTGAACAAGGATTTGCACATCGCGACTGTTGCGGCAGGGGCAACGTTGCACATGACGCTTACAGCGGAACGTGGACGTGGGTATGTTTCAGGAGATCAGAACAAAGAATTGCATTCTAATATGCCAATCGGAGTTCTTGCAATTGATTCAATCTACACCCCTATCGAACGCGTTAACTACCAAGTCGAAGAAACTCGTGTTGGTCAACGTAACGACTTTGATAAGTTGACAATGGACGTATGGACTGATGGATCACTAACTGTTACTGAGGCAATCTCATTGGCAGCACGTATCTTGTCAGACCACTTGAACCCATTTGTTGAATTGTCAGAACGTGCGGTGGAAACACAAGTTATGTTAGACAAGGAAGAAACGACAACGAGCAAGCATGCGGAAGTTCCAATTGAAGAATTGGATCTTTCAGTTCGCTCATACAATTGTCTAAAGCGTGCTGGAATTAACACGATTCAAGAGTTGACTGATCGCTCAGAAAACCAAATGATGAATGTGCGTAACCTTGGACGTAAGTCATTAGACGAAATTCAAGATAAGCTAACAGCACTTGGATTAGGTTTCCGTAAGGAAGACTAA
- the rpsK gene encoding 30S ribosomal protein S11, which produces MAGRNTRKRRVKKNIESGVVHIHATFNNTIVMITDVQGNAVAWSSAGSLGFKGSRKSTPFAAQMAAEAATKGAMENGMKTVAVTVKGPGSGREAAIRALAAAGLEVTSIKDVTPVPHNGCRPPKRRRV; this is translated from the coding sequence ATGGCAGGTCGTAATACTCGTAAGCGTCGTGTAAAGAAGAATATTGAATCAGGTGTAGTTCACATCCACGCAACATTCAACAACACGATCGTTATGATCACAGACGTTCAAGGTAATGCTGTTGCTTGGTCTTCAGCTGGTTCTCTTGGTTTCAAGGGAAGCCGTAAGTCAACTCCATTTGCTGCGCAAATGGCCGCCGAAGCCGCTACTAAGGGAGCGATGGAAAACGGAATGAAGACTGTGGCAGTTACTGTTAAGGGTCCTGGTTCAGGACGTGAAGCAGCTATCCGTGCCTTGGCCGCTGCTGGTTTGGAAGTAACTTCAATTAAGGACGTTACTCCAGTACCACACAACGGATGTCGCCCACCAAAGCGTCGTCGTGTCTAA
- the rpsM gene encoding 30S ribosomal protein S13 produces MARIAGVDLPRDKRIVIALTYVYGIGSTTAQNILSEVGVSEDVRVRDLTPDQEDAIRAVVDGIKVEGDLRREISMNIKNLQEMASYRGIRHRKGLPVRGQNTKNNARTRKGPAVAIAGKKK; encoded by the coding sequence ATGGCTCGTATTGCTGGTGTTGATTTGCCTCGCGATAAGCGTATCGTGATCGCATTGACATATGTATATGGAATCGGTAGCACTACTGCTCAAAACATTTTGAGTGAAGTTGGTGTTTCAGAAGATGTTCGTGTTCGAGACTTGACTCCCGACCAAGAAGACGCCATCCGTGCCGTCGTAGACGGAATTAAGGTGGAAGGTGACTTGCGTCGCGAAATCTCAATGAACATTAAAAACTTGCAAGAAATGGCTTCATACCGTGGTATCCGTCATCGTAAGGGCTTGCCTGTTCGTGGTCAAAACACGAAGAACAATGCTCGTACTCGAAAGGGCCCAGCTGTTGCAATTGCAGGTAAGAAGAAGTAA
- the rpmJ gene encoding 50S ribosomal protein L36 has protein sequence MKVRPSVKPMCDSCKTIKRNGRVMVICSANPKHKQRQGK, from the coding sequence ATGAAGGTTCGTCCATCTGTTAAGCCTATGTGCGATAGTTGTAAGACTATCAAGCGTAACGGTCGTGTTATGGTGATTTGCTCAGCAAACCCAAAGCACAAGCAACGTCAAGGAAAGTAA
- the infA gene encoding translation initiation factor IF-1: MAKDVIEISGIVKETLPNAMFTVELENGATILAHVSGKIRKNFIRILPGDRVTVEMSPYDLTKGRITYRYIK; the protein is encoded by the coding sequence GTGGCCAAAGATGTTATTGAAATTTCTGGTATTGTTAAAGAAACATTACCAAATGCCATGTTTACCGTTGAATTGGAAAACGGAGCGACAATTTTAGCTCACGTATCAGGAAAGATTCGTAAGAATTTCATTCGTATCTTGCCTGGTGATCGCGTAACGGTAGAAATGTCGCCATACGACTTGACTAAGGGCCGTATCACATACCGCTACATTAAATAG